Within Streptomyces roseirectus, the genomic segment CCCCGCCCCTCCTGGTGCTACGGAGTCAGTGGAACCGCCCGCGCCCAGCAGTTGGCCGGGCTCGCGCTCCGAGATCCGGTACGCGTACAGATTGCCGAGAACGCGCTCCTCGCGGCTCTGCGGGACCCGCTCCAACTGGACAAGCTCCCCGAAACCGGTCTGTGCCACGGCATGGCCGGACTCCTGCACGCGGCCTGGCGGATGGCCACCGAGACGGGCAACACCGAGATCGCAACCGAGCTTCCACGTCTGACCGACCGTCTGATCACCGCGCTCGAACGGGACGGACACGAGAACCCCGAACTCCTCGACGGAGCCGCCGGAACGGCCCTCGTTCTTCACACCCTCGGCACCGGCAGCGCACCCGCACCCCACTGGGACGCCTTCCTCGCCCTGGCATGAACATCCTGGAGACCCGCCTCATGACGTCACCCACCTGGCGCCAGGTCAATGCCACGTTCCCGAACTGGAAGCGCGCCGAGACCGATGCCCTGGCAGGACTCGCCCCACTCCTAAGCGCCGCAGAAGACAAAGGAACCCTCAACGCGTGGTTCTTCATTCGCAAGCGCCCCTGCTGGCGCGTGCGTTACCTCACCACGCCGGGGGCGCACGATCCCATCGGCAAGAGTCTCGACGCGCTGCTCGCCGAGGGAACCATCACAGCGTGGACGGAGATCATCTACGAGCCCGAGACCCACACCTTCGGGGGTACGGAAGCCATGGCGTCCGCGCACCGCTTCTTCCACCGCGACAGCCGCGGCATCATCAACTCGCTTTGGAACGGCGCCGGCGGACACCACCGCGAGACCTCCCTCATGCTGTGCAGCCTCATGATGCGCGCCCGCCGCGCTCGCCTGGATCTCCCGGAGGACCCGGTGACCCACTCTCCCGCTCTCAAGGCGACAAAGGCTGTCGCAGATCTCCTTGCGACCCCCGAAACGGCCCCTGTGAGTCCGGATATGACCACAACCCATCGGCAGCACCTCGCGTACGGGCCCACGGGAATCGCCCTCCTGCACATCGAACGAGCCGCATGCGGCCTGGGGCCGTGGCGGCGCGCCCACGACTGGCTCGTCGTCGCGACCCGGCTGCCGTTCATCAGCGGACCGGACAGCCACCCCTACTACGGGGCCCCCGCTCTCGCATACGTCGTGGCCTGCGCCGCCGCCCACCGGACCGGCCTTTACCAGGGCCCTCTTGTCTCCCTGGACGCGCAGATCACCGCCGACGCGGGCCGGCGCCTGGATGCCGCACACCGTCGTCTCGACGCCGGCCTCCTGCCGCAGCTCGCGGAGTTCGACACCATCCGGGGACTCAGCGGCTACGGCGCCTACCTCCTTCGCCGTGATCCCGACGGCCCTGCCCTGCGGGCAGTGCTCGACTACTGCGTCCGGCTCACTGAACCGATCACCGACCGCGACGATGTCCTGCCAGGCTGGTGGACGGCGAGCGGCTCGTCCGGGCACCCGGACGAAACATTCCCCGGCGGGCACGCCAACACCGGCCTCGCACACGGCATCGGGGGCGTTCTCGCTCTCCTGGCGCTCTCCGCCCGGCAGGGCATCCGCGTCAGCGGCCAGCACGACGCCGTACGCACCATCCTGGCGTGGCTGGACCGCTGGCAGGAGGAATCCGGACACGGCCCCGCGTGGCCGTACTGGATCACCCGCGCCGAACTGCGCGACGCCCAGCCCGCCCCGTACGTTCCCCGTCGGCCGTCGTGGTGCTACGGCACAGCCGGTGTCGCCCGCGCCCAGCAACTCGCCGCCCTCGCCCTGAACGACAGCCGGCGGCAGATCGAGGCGGAGAACGCGCTCGTGGGAGCA encodes:
- a CDS encoding thiopeptide-type bacteriocin biosynthesis protein gives rise to the protein MTSPTWRQVNATFPNWKRAETDALAGLAPLLSAAEDKGTLNAWFFIRKRPCWRVRYLTTPGAHDPIGKSLDALLAEGTITAWTEIIYEPETHTFGGTEAMASAHRFFHRDSRGIINSLWNGAGGHHRETSLMLCSLMMRARRARLDLPEDPVTHSPALKATKAVADLLATPETAPVSPDMTTTHRQHLAYGPTGIALLHIERAACGLGPWRRAHDWLVVATRLPFISGPDSHPYYGAPALAYVVACAAAHRTGLYQGPLVSLDAQITADAGRRLDAAHRRLDAGLLPQLAEFDTIRGLSGYGAYLLRRDPDGPALRAVLDYCVRLTEPITDRDDVLPGWWTASGSSGHPDETFPGGHANTGLAHGIGGVLALLALSARQGIRVSGQHDAVRTILAWLDRWQEESGHGPAWPYWITRAELRDAQPAPYVPRRPSWCYGTAGVARAQQLAALALNDSRRQIEAENALVGALTDTAQLKATTDHGLCYGTAGLAHIASRMSDGAHPSTAGQLRALVPALHANVCPAGTDPANFASALLHAPDAGPGFLNGAAGIALALHSPATAQTPRSAWDACLLIA